The Candidatus Nitrosymbiomonas proteolyticus genome has a segment encoding these proteins:
- a CDS encoding flavin reductase family protein: protein MADRHLAFDPSDLTLVQRYDLLAAGVVPRPIALVGTIGVNGVPNLAPFSFFVPGGSSPMSLVFSPAIARGGARKDTLRNVIDTGEFVVNLVTREMACGMNASSAPLREDEDEWLLSGFTALPCDVVRPSRVAESPLSFECRLFQIIEHGSEVGAARYVVGEVVRVHCLPEFWNGEGRPETLRAVGRLGTSEYVDLELLERFSMPRPSRPES, encoded by the coding sequence GTGGCAGACCGGCACCTCGCGTTCGACCCCAGCGACCTTACGCTGGTCCAAAGGTACGACCTTCTGGCAGCCGGGGTCGTCCCTCGTCCCATCGCCCTGGTGGGCACGATCGGGGTGAACGGGGTTCCGAACTTAGCGCCGTTTAGCTTCTTCGTCCCTGGGGGATCGAGCCCGATGAGCCTTGTCTTCAGCCCAGCCATCGCCCGAGGCGGCGCGAGAAAGGACACCCTGCGCAACGTGATCGACACGGGCGAGTTTGTGGTGAACCTCGTGACTCGCGAAATGGCATGCGGGATGAACGCCTCTTCGGCGCCGCTGCGCGAAGACGAAGACGAGTGGCTTCTCAGCGGATTCACGGCTTTGCCCTGCGACGTTGTGCGGCCTTCACGAGTAGCGGAGTCGCCCCTCAGCTTCGAATGCAGGCTGTTCCAGATCATCGAGCACGGCAGCGAGGTGGGCGCGGCGCGATACGTGGTCGGTGAGGTTGTGCGGGTTCATTGCCTGCCGGAGTTTTGGAACGGCGAGGGTAGGCCCGAAACGCTTCGCGCCGTCGGGAGGCTCGGGACGTCGGAGTATGTCGATTTGGAACTCCTCGAGCGGTTCTCGATGCCAAGGCCCTCGAGGCCCGAAAGCTAG
- a CDS encoding transcription termination factor Rho produces MTHTFRPRKGEGQGGSRRGRRSRSDGLPKTDQQSDLDLLPEIDYQKFDQMTPTELAKAAKAAKVSMDQPRSAVIEQLLAEANAEFGAIYARGILEIMNDGWGFLRRENYVPSPNDVYVSQSQIKRFGLKPGDMIFGQVRPPKEGERYQGMLRVESVNGLGALSPEVTDRRTFDELTPLHPDERLEMETASENITARIIDLISPIGKGQRGLIVSPPKAGKTSILKTIANAVSANHPEVYLMVLLVDERPEEVTDFRRSVKGQVVSSTFDEPAENHMRVAELCLEQAKRLVECGRDVVILLDSLTRLSRASNLTINPSGRTLSGGLDPSALYRPRRFFGSARNIEEGGSLTVIATALVDTGSRMDEAIFEEFKGTGNMEIVLDRDLAERRIWPAIDVKRSSTRHEEKLFRADELEGVVQLHRLLANQQNSWEATDSLIKLLKRTPKNAVFLESVVQRMKATV; encoded by the coding sequence ATGACTCACACGTTTCGACCTCGCAAGGGCGAAGGTCAGGGGGGAAGCCGTCGCGGCCGTCGCAGCCGCAGCGATGGGCTTCCTAAGACTGACCAGCAGTCCGATCTCGACTTGCTCCCTGAAATCGACTACCAGAAGTTCGATCAGATGACGCCGACCGAACTCGCGAAAGCGGCTAAGGCGGCGAAAGTGTCGATGGATCAACCGCGCTCTGCGGTGATCGAGCAGCTCTTGGCCGAGGCCAACGCCGAGTTCGGCGCGATCTACGCGCGGGGCATTCTCGAGATCATGAACGACGGCTGGGGATTCCTCCGCCGGGAGAACTACGTCCCCTCTCCCAACGACGTGTACGTTTCGCAGTCGCAGATCAAGAGGTTCGGCCTCAAGCCAGGAGACATGATTTTCGGCCAGGTGAGGCCGCCCAAAGAAGGGGAGCGGTATCAGGGGATGCTCCGCGTCGAAAGCGTCAACGGCCTAGGGGCGCTGTCTCCCGAAGTTACCGACCGCCGGACCTTCGACGAACTGACGCCGCTTCACCCCGACGAAAGACTCGAGATGGAGACCGCGTCAGAGAACATCACCGCGCGGATCATCGACCTCATTTCGCCGATCGGGAAAGGCCAGCGCGGCTTGATCGTCTCTCCCCCCAAGGCGGGGAAGACCTCCATCCTCAAGACCATCGCCAACGCCGTATCTGCCAATCACCCCGAGGTCTACCTGATGGTTCTGCTCGTGGACGAACGGCCTGAGGAAGTGACCGATTTTCGCCGGTCGGTGAAGGGGCAAGTCGTCAGCAGCACCTTCGACGAGCCCGCGGAGAACCACATGCGGGTCGCCGAGCTTTGCCTCGAACAGGCCAAAAGGCTGGTGGAGTGCGGCCGCGACGTGGTCATTCTGCTCGACTCGCTGACCCGATTGTCGCGGGCGAGCAACCTCACGATCAACCCTTCGGGAAGGACGCTGAGCGGCGGCCTCGACCCCTCGGCGCTGTATCGCCCTCGGAGGTTCTTCGGTTCGGCGCGCAACATCGAAGAAGGCGGATCGCTTACGGTCATCGCGACGGCTCTGGTCGATACCGGCAGCCGAATGGACGAAGCCATTTTCGAGGAGTTCAAGGGCACGGGCAACATGGAGATCGTGCTCGATCGCGACCTCGCCGAGCGCCGCATCTGGCCCGCCATCGACGTCAAGCGTAGCTCGACCCGCCACGAAGAAAAGCTCTTCCGCGCCGACGAACTCGAGGGCGTCGTGCAGCTCCACCGTCTCCTGGCGAACCAGCAAAACAGTTGGGAAGCCACCGATTCGCTCATCAAGCTCCTGAAGCGAACGCCGAAGAACGCCGTGTTCCTTGAAAGCGTCGTTCAACGAATGAAAGCTACGGTCTGA
- a CDS encoding homoserine kinase yields the protein MKCITLVGLDWLGEPGEGSILDPMPPTLEVVASRSAAFRLAPLRPECDLRPPLLGLAGFTHRLAEGPLRVAAFEAHTPPKSVPLCLDLLSLEDGGITTPPHVTPELGSKVIELAERLQTPKLRLIEGERAHHAALWLEGSLDLSLRTPDEAIERGLRPSLPEGDGEPMLRRFIDDSINLLGEQEFNLRRLDEGLAPVNLIWLWGQGFPPVIPNLALQRGTPCHVLSPALGLRGLSKMCGYTHGPTSGTNAGLSPPFGEWLKAHDSHPNTLIVDDSISSCRKAGRIEESRWIIREFDEAFLEPLLKMREDDPFRLTLLCPITLGSGEFGGLGLVYESHWSSRNVVPFSEEGMSEDRLPIQSLAESIERSLSCTPISATLFSHPS from the coding sequence ATGAAGTGCATTACGCTCGTCGGCCTGGACTGGTTGGGCGAGCCGGGCGAAGGTTCGATCCTCGATCCGATGCCGCCGACTCTAGAAGTGGTGGCCAGCCGGAGCGCGGCCTTTCGGCTGGCTCCCCTTCGGCCGGAGTGCGACCTGCGGCCACCGCTCTTGGGCCTCGCCGGATTCACTCATCGACTTGCGGAAGGGCCGCTTCGAGTCGCCGCGTTCGAAGCGCACACTCCGCCCAAGTCGGTTCCTCTTTGCCTCGACCTACTTTCGCTCGAGGACGGCGGGATTACCACGCCGCCCCACGTGACCCCGGAACTCGGGTCGAAGGTAATTGAGCTTGCGGAACGACTCCAAACTCCGAAGCTGCGCCTGATCGAAGGCGAACGCGCGCATCACGCCGCGCTGTGGCTGGAGGGGAGCCTCGACCTATCTCTAAGGACGCCGGACGAGGCAATCGAGCGGGGCCTGCGACCTTCGCTTCCGGAGGGGGACGGAGAACCGATGCTACGCAGGTTCATCGACGACTCCATCAACCTGTTGGGCGAGCAGGAGTTCAACCTGCGCCGGCTCGACGAGGGGCTTGCGCCAGTGAACCTGATCTGGCTGTGGGGGCAGGGCTTTCCCCCAGTGATCCCCAATCTCGCCCTTCAGAGGGGAACCCCTTGCCATGTCTTGAGCCCCGCCCTCGGTCTCCGGGGGCTCAGCAAAATGTGCGGGTATACGCACGGCCCAACCTCTGGAACGAACGCGGGGCTCTCCCCACCGTTTGGCGAATGGCTGAAAGCTCACGATTCGCATCCGAACACCTTGATCGTCGACGACTCGATTTCGAGTTGCAGAAAGGCGGGGCGGATAGAGGAATCCCGTTGGATCATTCGCGAATTCGATGAAGCGTTCCTTGAGCCTCTATTGAAGATGCGGGAGGACGACCCATTCCGCCTGACATTGCTCTGTCCGATCACCCTAGGGAGCGGCGAGTTCGGCGGATTGGGTCTGGTCTACGAATCCCATTGGAGCAGTAGGAACGTCGTACCCTTTAGTGAGGAGGGCATGAGCGAAGATCGCTTGCCCATCCAGTCGCTCGCCGAGTCTATCGAACGGTCCTTGTCATGCACGCCCATTTCCGCAACCTTGTTTTCGCATCCCTCCTAA
- a CDS encoding NAD-dependent isocitrate dehydrogenase, with amino-acid sequence MSNKRIAILPGDGIGPEIMAATLRVVEAVGFQGDWVYFDAGLAALEKGLPPMPKETIEGVREIGVALKGPTTTPSGTGHVSANVALRKALDLFANVRPAKTIPGVAGPYSNKEIDLIIVRENTEGLYSGFEYQPHPDVAQAIKVITRPNCKRLFQYTFDMARRQGRKRVTLVHKANIMKLTDGMMLEEFYKEAANWSEFQVDDVIVDNCCMQLVTRPEKFDVLVTENLYGDIVSDLAAGLVGGLGLAPGANIGATCAVFEAVHGSAPDIAGQGIANPIALMLSAAMMLRHLGCADQADTMRDAILEACRQGGCLTRDLGGSASTDEFASHIVDLATTPSAV; translated from the coding sequence ATGAGCAACAAGCGAATCGCGATCCTCCCCGGCGACGGAATTGGGCCTGAAATCATGGCGGCCACTCTGCGGGTCGTCGAAGCCGTCGGTTTTCAGGGCGACTGGGTGTACTTCGACGCTGGACTGGCCGCCCTCGAAAAGGGGCTCCCGCCCATGCCGAAAGAGACGATCGAAGGAGTCAGGGAGATCGGAGTCGCGCTCAAGGGCCCCACAACGACTCCCAGCGGGACCGGACACGTCAGCGCCAACGTCGCACTTCGAAAGGCGCTGGACCTCTTTGCCAACGTGCGCCCGGCCAAGACGATCCCAGGAGTCGCGGGTCCCTATTCGAACAAGGAAATCGACCTCATTATCGTTCGGGAAAACACGGAAGGGCTGTATTCCGGGTTCGAGTATCAGCCTCACCCCGACGTCGCGCAGGCGATCAAGGTCATCACGCGGCCGAACTGCAAGCGCTTGTTTCAGTACACCTTCGACATGGCGCGCCGGCAGGGTCGAAAGCGAGTCACCCTCGTTCACAAGGCGAACATCATGAAACTGACGGACGGGATGATGCTCGAGGAGTTCTACAAAGAGGCTGCGAACTGGTCGGAGTTTCAAGTGGACGATGTGATCGTAGACAACTGCTGCATGCAGCTTGTGACTCGGCCTGAGAAGTTCGACGTGTTGGTCACCGAAAACCTCTACGGCGATATCGTGAGCGACTTGGCTGCTGGGCTGGTCGGGGGTTTGGGCCTCGCGCCGGGTGCGAACATCGGCGCGACCTGCGCGGTGTTCGAAGCGGTTCACGGCAGCGCGCCTGACATCGCCGGGCAAGGCATCGCCAACCCCATCGCGCTCATGCTCAGCGCGGCGATGATGCTTCGGCACCTTGGCTGCGCCGACCAAGCCGACACGATGCGCGATGCGATTCTGGAGGCGTGCAGGCAGGGAGGATGCCTTACGCGCGATCTCGGCGGAAGCGCTTCGACCGATGAGTTCGCTTCGCACATCGTCGACCTTGCGACGACGCCGAGCGCGGTCTGA
- a CDS encoding hypoxanthine phosphoribosyltransferase produces the protein MIAITTSSSTSVNPRFTSPILAEWDRTRNASRLAFHEEPRWNPRPEFGYLRLPTVDELPQLITFAEIEAKTLSLAEAIRRDYDDEPLLLVGVLKGSLFFLASLALKLGREVAIDFVSVSSYGDDTVSSGVVQIRKDLDINIEGRNVLLVEDIVDTGATLVHLRELLSTRHPKSLKVVSLLSKLEAKGIDVPIEYVGFEIEDRFVVGYGLDHAERYRNLPYVAVLPGEHTSD, from the coding sequence ATGATCGCGATCACCACCAGCAGTTCGACGAGCGTAAACCCGCGCTTCACCTCGCCCATTCTGGCAGAGTGGGACCGAACGCGCAACGCTTCTCGGTTAGCGTTTCATGAAGAACCCCGCTGGAACCCCCGGCCCGAGTTCGGGTACCTTCGCCTACCTACAGTGGACGAACTTCCGCAGCTCATTACGTTCGCCGAGATCGAAGCCAAGACCCTGAGCCTGGCAGAGGCGATTCGGCGAGACTACGACGACGAACCCCTCCTGCTAGTGGGCGTGCTGAAGGGGTCGCTCTTCTTTTTGGCGAGCCTTGCCCTCAAGCTGGGCCGAGAAGTCGCGATCGACTTCGTTTCCGTCAGCAGCTACGGCGACGACACGGTCTCGTCAGGGGTGGTCCAGATTCGGAAGGACTTGGACATCAACATCGAAGGTCGGAACGTCCTCTTGGTCGAGGACATCGTGGACACCGGCGCGACGCTGGTCCACCTCCGGGAGTTGCTCTCGACTCGGCATCCCAAGTCGCTGAAGGTCGTCAGCCTGCTCTCTAAGTTGGAGGCAAAGGGGATCGACGTACCCATCGAATACGTCGGATTCGAAATCGAAGACCGGTTTGTGGTAGGATATGGTTTAGATCACGCAGAGCGCTATCGCAATCTGCCTTACGTTGCCGTTTTGCCCGGAGAGCACACTTCAGACTGA